In Zalophus californianus isolate mZalCal1 chromosome 4, mZalCal1.pri.v2, whole genome shotgun sequence, the following proteins share a genomic window:
- the GPR88 gene encoding probable G-protein coupled receptor 88, with protein sequence MTNSSSTSTSSTTGGSLLLFCEEEESWAGRRIPVSLLYSGLAIGGTLANGMVIYLVSSFRKLQTTSNAFIVNGCAADLSVCALWMPQEAVLGLLPTGSAEPPADWDGAGGSYRLLRGGLLGLGLTVSLLSHCLVALNRYLLITRAPATYQALYQRRHTAGMLALSWALALGLVLLLPPWAPRPGAAPPRVHYPALLAAAALLAQTALLLHCYLGIVRRVRVSVKRVSVLNFHLLHQLPGCAAAAAAFPGAQHAPGPGGAAHPAQAQPLPPALQPRRAQRRLSGLSVLLLCCVFLLATQPLAWVSLASGFSLPVPWGVQAASWLLCCALSALNPLLYTWRNEEFRRSVRSVLPGVGDAAAAAAAATAVPAVSQAQLGTRAAGQHW encoded by the coding sequence ATGACCAACTCCTCCTCCACGTCCACGTCCTCCACCACCGGGGGATCGCTGCTGCTGTTCTGCGAGGAAGAGGAGTCGTGGGCGGGCCGGCGCATCCCCGTGTCCCTTCTGTACTCGGGCCTGGCCATCGGGGGCACGCTGGCCAACGGCATGGTCATCTATCTCGTGTCGTCCTTCCGAAAGCTGCAGACCACCAGCAACGCCTTCATCGTGAACGGCTGCGCCGCCGACCTCAGCGTCTGCGCCCTCTGGATGCCGCAGGAGGCGGTGCTCGGGCTCCTGCCCACCGGCTCGGCGGAGCCCCCCGCGGACTGGGACGGCGCCGGCGGCAGCTACCGCCTGCTGCGGGGCGGGCTGCTAGGCCTTGGGCTCACCGTGTCCCTCTTGTCCCACTGCCTGGTGGCCCTGAACCGCTACCTGCTCATCACTCGGGCGCCTGCCACCTACCAGGCGCTGTACCAGCGGCGCCACACGGCGGGCATGCTGGCGCTCTCCTGGGCGCTCGCCCTGGGCCTCGTGCTGCTGCTGCCGCCCTGGGCGCCGCGGCCCGGCGCCGCGCCCCCGCGCGTCCACTACCCGGCGCTGCTGGCCGCGGCGGCGCTGCTGGCGCAGACGGCGCTGCTGCTGCACTGCTACCTGGGCATCGTGCGCCGCGTGCGCGTCAGCGTCAAGCGGGTCAGCGTCCTCAACTTCCACCTGCTGCACCAGCTGCCCGgctgcgccgccgccgccgccgccttccCGGGCGCCCAGCACGCGCCGGGCCCGGGTGGTGCGGCGCACCCGGCGCAGGCCCAGCCTCTGCCGCCCGCGCTGCAGCCGCGGCGGGCGCAGCGGCGTCTCAGCGGCCTGTCGGTGCTGCTGCTCTGCTGCGTCTTCCTGCTGGCCACGCAGCCGCTCGCGTGGGTGAGCCTGGCCAGCGGCTTCTCGCTGCCCGTGCCCTGGGGCGTGCAGGCGGCCAGCTGGCTCCTGTGCTGCGCCCTGTCCGCGCTCAACCCGCTGCTCTACACGTGGAGGAACGAGGAGTTCCGGCGCTCCGTGCGCTCCGTCCTGCCCGGCGTCGGCGACGCGGcggccgccgccgctgccgccacGGCCGTGCCCGCGGTATCCCAGGCGCAGCTGGGCACCCGCGCCGCCGGCCAGCACTGGTGA